DNA sequence from the Bacillus sp. SM2101 genome:
GCTTACACCTTAGAACGAAAAGCAAGAATCAATGCGAAAACAGCCTTATGAAAAGAGCTTTACCAATAGAAAAGGGGAGTCTATTTGTCGAAATTCGACTTAGACACCCCCTTTTTTACATATGTTTCATGACTGCATATCCGAGAAGAACCCATCCAATTAAGAACGCCACACCACCTAATGGTGTAATTGCTCCTAACACTTTTACTTGAGTAACACTTAGAACATAAAGACTTCCGGAAAATAAAATAATTCCAATTAACATAAACCAACCTGCCCACGTAAGAGAAGGTGTATTTGGAAATTTACCTGCAATCAAAGCGATAATCATGATTGCCGTAGTATGAAACATTTGATAAGTGACGCCAGTTTTCCATGTCTCTATATACTTTGCTGGAATTTTGCCCTCTAAACCGTGTGCACCAAATGCTCCTAGTGCTACCGCTAAAAAACCATTAATTGCTCCAATCATTAGCAATATTTTCATGTTTGTTAGTCCCCCAATTTTAAAAATCTAGTAATGAATCTCCATTTGCTTCATCTACATTTACTTTATTATGTTGTTTAATTGACATTTGTTGTATTTCTGGAATCGTTTTTTTACGATTGCCCTCTACAGAATTAGATGATAATACGACATCACACAAAGAGTGGATACTAGCAATATGTTCGCGAAGTCTGCCTTCATCATTTGACTGGTTTGCTTTTGACAGCTCTTCACCAATTTTATCAAGTATCATTTGAACTGGTACCTTCAAACTCCCCACCTCCTGAGTTCATATTTTTTAAGAAGGCTCTTTTCGTAATCTTTGTTGCTATTGTTATTCAATTAGTACCAATAAAAAGTGGTTTTACTTGGTTCGTCATTGTTGTACAGAAGAAAAGATGCCACGAACACTAATTATGTGCGTGTTTGGCTCTTAGTACAGAAAGCAACAATTAATGCGTAAACAGCCTTTAAGAAAGTTCCAAAGTATAGGATAAATGATTATTATATACTAGATTTTGTAGCTTCTTCAAATTTCACTAATTGATCCTTTGCACCAAACACTATTGTTAAGTCACCTTCTTTTAATCGTTCATCTGGGTGAGGGTTACTAATTAGCTCATGTTTTCTTTTTATCGCTACAATCGTTACACCGTACACACTGCGAATATTATTATCTCGTAAAGAGCTATTGACAACTTTTGATCTAGGTTGGATGATAATTTCTTCAACCCCATATTCGTCTTTACCTAATTGTAGAATCGTATCTATGTAGTCAACACTAATAGGTTTTACAACTGACATTGCCATCCTCCTCCCCCCTAGTGAGGAAGGATTAATAACTTTGCTTGCTCCAGCAATGCGAAGCTTTTCTTCAGATTCAACTTTCTCTGCTCTAGCCACAATTTGAATCTTTGGGTTTAATCCTTTTGCAGTTAATGACACAAATACATTTGAAGCATCATCAGGTAGCGTTGCTACTAACCCTTTTGCTCGTTCTATTCCTGCATTATATAAAACCCGATCCTCAGTTGCGTCACCTACTATGTATAGAAAATTCTCTTCTATTTGTTCCACTCTTTCTTTATCACGTTCAATAACAACAACTTGAACCCCTTCTTGTATAAATCTCTGCAGCACTTGTTCACCTACACGACCTATTCCGCAAATAATCATATGATTTGATAGATTGTCAATTTGTTGATGCATACGACGCCTCCATACACTTTGTGATAACTTTCCTTCAATAATTGCAGCCGACATTGCTGCTAGTGTATACCCTACTAGTCCAACTCCAATAGGAATAATGAGCAAGCCAAATATGCGCCCGCCTATTGTTTGAGGTATAATATCACCGTAACCTACCGTCAGTACGGTAATTGCTGTCATCCACAAAGCATCAAAAAAACTAATCCCTTCAAGAAAGGCAAACCCAAGTCCTCCAACGATAATAATTATCGTCATTCCTATTAAAGAAATAACGATATGTTTGGATACTTTCACCACGCCCCTCCTTCTATCAAGACCCTCTTTTTCTCTTCTCCTGAAATTTCATGCACGACTTCCCTGAGGATTGGAATACACGTAAGGATGGAATAATGTCTGTTTTAAAATTAAAAGCTTTGCAGCCTCTTGGGAATTTTGGATCCCACGTTGTGTAAAAATGGGTACAATTAAAACAATTTACTCTTTGGTCACTCATATTATTTCACCCTTTATGCTCCCCATTAATTATATTGTGTTTTTATTGTATCACTATCATCTTCACGGTTCAGCAAATATACCTTTGATAGTATACCTAGGGTATTTTTGTAAACTCCATTTATTTATTCTAAA
Encoded proteins:
- a CDS encoding DUF423 domain-containing protein; translation: MKILLMIGAINGFLAVALGAFGAHGLEGKIPAKYIETWKTGVTYQMFHTTAIMIIALIAGKFPNTPSLTWAGWFMLIGIILFSGSLYVLSVTQVKVLGAITPLGGVAFLIGWVLLGYAVMKHM
- a CDS encoding YwdI family protein; translated protein: MKVPVQMILDKIGEELSKANQSNDEGRLREHIASIHSLCDVVLSSNSVEGNRKKTIPEIQQMSIKQHNKVNVDEANGDSLLDF
- a CDS encoding potassium channel protein, which produces MKVSKHIVISLIGMTIIIIVGGLGFAFLEGISFFDALWMTAITVLTVGYGDIIPQTIGGRIFGLLIIPIGVGLVGYTLAAMSAAIIEGKLSQSVWRRRMHQQIDNLSNHMIICGIGRVGEQVLQRFIQEGVQVVVIERDKERVEQIEENFLYIVGDATEDRVLYNAGIERAKGLVATLPDDASNVFVSLTAKGLNPKIQIVARAEKVESEEKLRIAGASKVINPSSLGGRRMAMSVVKPISVDYIDTILQLGKDEYGVEEIIIQPRSKVVNSSLRDNNIRSVYGVTIVAIKRKHELISNPHPDERLKEGDLTIVFGAKDQLVKFEEATKSSI